A window from Pseudobutyrivibrio ruminis HUN009 encodes these proteins:
- a CDS encoding methionine ABC transporter ATP-binding protein yields the protein MNEIVVKNLSKTFDQSETKVDALKDINLTIETGDIYGIIGMSGAGKSTLVRCFNFLERPTSGEVWIGDKNLGALSEAELRAERSQIAMIFQSFNLLMQKNVLDNICFPLRLQKVSKADARKRAKELLEVVGLADKAKAYPAQLSGGQRQRVAIARALANNPRILLCDEATSALDPQTTASILELLRDINKKYGITIVVITHQMSVVSEICNKVAIIEKGQVVENGLVEDVFNHPKSSAARELILRGDSEKSGGTVETLNGERKIRIVFTENSSFEPVIANMVLKFQTAVNILRADTKNVGGFAKGEMILGLPEDEQLQEDIIIYLKERGLEIEEVTGDV from the coding sequence ATGAACGAAATTGTTGTAAAAAACCTATCGAAAACCTTCGATCAGTCAGAGACAAAGGTCGATGCGTTAAAAGACATTAATCTTACAATTGAAACAGGTGATATCTATGGAATCATCGGTATGTCAGGCGCAGGTAAAAGTACCCTTGTAAGATGCTTTAACTTTTTAGAGAGACCAACAAGCGGAGAGGTTTGGATTGGAGATAAAAATCTTGGTGCGCTTTCAGAGGCTGAGCTTAGAGCTGAGCGTAGCCAGATTGCTATGATTTTCCAAAGCTTCAATCTTCTTATGCAGAAAAATGTTTTGGATAACATCTGTTTCCCACTTCGTTTGCAGAAGGTTTCAAAAGCAGATGCCAGAAAAAGAGCAAAGGAATTACTTGAAGTAGTAGGCCTTGCCGACAAGGCAAAAGCATATCCAGCTCAGCTTTCAGGTGGTCAGCGTCAGCGTGTGGCTATCGCTAGAGCTCTTGCAAACAATCCTAGAATTCTTCTCTGTGATGAGGCAACATCAGCCCTCGATCCACAGACAACAGCTTCTATTTTAGAGTTGCTTAGAGATATCAATAAAAAGTATGGTATTACAATCGTTGTAATCACTCACCAGATGTCAGTTGTATCTGAAATCTGTAACAAGGTTGCAATCATTGAAAAGGGCCAGGTAGTAGAGAATGGATTAGTAGAGGATGTATTTAATCATCCAAAGTCTAGTGCGGCTAGAGAGCTTATCCTTCGTGGTGATAGCGAAAAGTCTGGTGGCACAGTAGAGACTCTCAATGGCGAAAGAAAGATTCGTATTGTATTTACAGAGAATTCTTCTTTCGAGCCTGTTATTGCAAACATGGTATTAAAATTCCAGACTGCAGTTAACATTCTTCGTGCAGACACAAAGAATGTTGGCGGTTTTGCAAAGGGCGAAATGATTCTTGGACTTCCAGAGGATGAACAGCTTCAGGAGGATATCATTATTTATCTTAAGGAAAGAGGCCTTGAAATTGAGGAGGTGACTGGAGATGTTTGA
- a CDS encoding MetQ/NlpA family ABC transporter substrate-binding protein, whose translation MKNNLLKKITSVSLAGVVLAGALVGCGSSDAADTSSEETTESTEATEDLEPITVAASATPHAEILEAAKPLLAEQGYDLQVTVFDDYVQPNEVVESGDFDANYFQHVPYLDSFNEEHGTHLVDAGDIHYEPFGIYPGTKSSLDDVEDGDVVAIPNDTTNEARALLLLQDNGLLTLKDGVGLEATVNDITENPYNLEFQELEAAQVARVVGEVAYVVLNGNYALEAGYSVAKDSIAYEASDSVAAETYVNIIAVYEGHENDEKIQALVSVLKSDEIKKFIEDTYDGAVVFYEK comes from the coding sequence ATGAAAAACAACTTATTAAAGAAGATTACTAGCGTATCATTAGCAGGTGTTGTATTGGCTGGGGCACTTGTAGGTTGTGGAAGTTCAGATGCAGCAGACACATCATCAGAGGAGACAACAGAAAGCACAGAGGCTACAGAGGATTTAGAGCCAATCACAGTTGCAGCATCAGCTACACCACATGCAGAGATTCTTGAAGCTGCAAAGCCATTACTTGCAGAGCAGGGATATGATTTACAGGTTACAGTATTTGACGATTATGTACAGCCAAACGAGGTTGTAGAGTCAGGGGATTTTGATGCAAACTACTTCCAGCATGTACCTTATCTTGATAGCTTCAACGAGGAGCACGGAACACATCTTGTAGATGCTGGTGATATTCACTATGAGCCATTCGGAATTTACCCTGGCACAAAGTCATCACTTGATGATGTAGAAGATGGTGATGTTGTTGCAATTCCAAACGACACAACAAACGAAGCTAGAGCACTTTTACTTCTTCAGGACAATGGTCTTCTTACATTAAAGGATGGCGTTGGTCTTGAGGCAACAGTTAACGATATCACAGAGAACCCATACAACCTTGAATTCCAGGAGCTTGAGGCTGCTCAGGTAGCACGTGTAGTTGGTGAGGTTGCTTATGTAGTTCTTAATGGTAACTATGCACTTGAGGCAGGCTACTCAGTTGCTAAGGATTCAATCGCATATGAGGCTTCAGATTCAGTTGCAGCTGAGACATATGTAAACATCATCGCTGTATACGAAGGACATGAGAATGATGAAAAGATTCAGGCTCTTGTATCAGTGCTTAAGTCTGATGAAATCAAGAAATTCATCGAGGATACATATGATGGAGCAGTAGTATTCTACGAAAAATAA
- a CDS encoding immunoglobulin-like domain-containing protein — protein MKKKIFIIFILTPAILFVTTAIILGIYVSNQSDLVYSEVFVEAGTSDCDVTEFLKDPTTSARFSDDSVFDPNVPGDYELTIICTNSRGRERSFTSTLHVQDTTAPTVTLSADSIDMYTTADIPTAADLVESVNDASNCTIDFADTYDFTTEGSFNATIVVTDASGNQTTETIPCTVRKDSTPPVITGVEPIEITQGDTVSYKKNVEVTDDLDDNPTLEVDSSEVNVDKRGTYNLTYIATDSAGNTTTETTTVKIVSAKIAEATEENVNAMADEVLAEIITDDMSQYDQAKAVFDWVVDNIQYSESAGIDDLYSAAYKGLHNRIGDCTVKQKTAEVMLNRLGIKNMEIEKIRDFRGHYWLLIDIGEGWYHFDPNLQLDGTRIFYWHDADLWEYSNAHNNTHNYDPSKYPTIQ, from the coding sequence ATGAAAAAGAAAATATTTATTATTTTTATTCTAACACCTGCAATTCTATTTGTTACTACCGCTATCATCCTTGGAATATACGTTTCAAACCAATCTGATCTTGTATATTCCGAAGTTTTTGTTGAAGCCGGTACCTCAGATTGCGATGTAACAGAATTTCTAAAGGATCCAACCACCTCCGCCAGGTTTTCAGATGATTCTGTTTTTGATCCAAATGTACCAGGTGATTATGAGCTTACTATCATATGTACGAATTCAAGAGGAAGGGAACGCTCCTTTACCTCCACCTTGCATGTGCAGGATACCACAGCGCCTACTGTTACTCTTTCAGCAGACTCTATCGATATGTACACCACAGCTGATATTCCAACAGCCGCTGATTTAGTTGAATCTGTAAACGATGCGAGCAACTGCACCATTGATTTTGCTGATACATACGACTTTACAACAGAGGGCTCATTCAATGCCACAATAGTTGTCACAGATGCATCTGGCAATCAAACCACTGAGACAATTCCTTGCACTGTTAGAAAGGATTCCACCCCACCTGTCATTACAGGCGTAGAACCAATTGAAATCACCCAGGGCGATACAGTTTCTTATAAAAAGAATGTAGAAGTAACCGATGATTTGGATGATAATCCAACTCTTGAAGTTGACAGTTCAGAAGTTAACGTAGATAAACGCGGCACATACAATTTGACATATATCGCCACCGATTCTGCAGGCAACACAACCACTGAAACCACAACTGTAAAAATCGTTTCAGCAAAGATTGCCGAGGCTACAGAAGAAAATGTTAATGCCATGGCTGACGAAGTTCTTGCCGAAATCATTACAGATGACATGTCACAATACGATCAAGCAAAAGCTGTTTTTGATTGGGTAGTTGACAATATTCAATATTCCGAGTCAGCCGGAATAGATGACCTCTATTCTGCTGCCTATAAAGGTCTTCACAACCGTATCGGCGATTGCACAGTCAAACAGAAAACCGCTGAAGTCATGCTCAACAGACTTGGCATTAAAAACATGGAAATCGAAAAAATACGTGATTTCCGTGGACACTACTGGCTATTAATTGACATTGGCGAAGGCTGGTATCACTTCGATCCAAACTTACAACTGGATGGCACAAGAATATTCTATTGGCATGACGCCGACCTATGGGAATACTCAAACGCCCACAACAACACGCACAATTATGACCCTAGCAAGTATCCAACCATACAATAA
- a CDS encoding glycoside hydrolase family 3 protein — MQKWSRLLYQPSLPLYGDRRVTGCDEHIALSRKAAEEGMVLLENDGILPLKKEQPLALFGKASVDYVKGGGGSGDVYCKYVHSLYDGLKANGVSVYEPLINFYRDDLKKQYENGRVPGMTAEPKVSADLVKGATAFTDTAVILINRFSGEGWDRSDVECNNEYNPWETETSMPKIAGEIFPDGDFYLTKEEKELVATVKKNFKKVIAVLNIGGVIDLRWLKEDGINAALYMGQGGMEGGDAAAKVLLGMVNPSGRLVDTFAGELEDYPSTAGFHESFDYVNYNEDIYVGYRYFLTIPEADKKIIYPFGYGLSYTSFESNIVSMSLCDDTFYFTVKVTNTGDKPGKNVVQLYYSAPQGKLFKPARELGDFAKTKCLAPGESQIISLSVSKYQMSSFDDLGKVKDASYVLEKGEYRFCLGNNSMDVAKVDLVWNNEGDEVIQELSHKLAPVELKKRMLSDGTYEELPQGQHKDINESVITKMEPGTEEGLTPVVRSRESYCLINPFKKGAHTLSEVAEGKITLDEFVDQLSLEDLMNLVGGQPNTGVANTFGFGNLPEYGVPSAMTADGPAGVRIAPETGILTTAFPCSTLLACTWNEHLLAKVGKAGGEELKENNLAVWLTPAINIHRSPLCGRNFEYYSEDPIVAGRLAAALVNGIQSNNVGASVKHFACNNKETNRKHSDSRVSERALREIYLKAFEIVVKTAKPYTIMSAYNAINGERASESHDLLTGILRDEWGFEGMVTSDWWTRGEHYKESNAGNDLKMGNGYTDRLMAADEKGALDHEQLKLNAKRILNTILKFD, encoded by the coding sequence ATGCAAAAATGGTCCAGATTACTATATCAGCCTTCTCTTCCTTTATATGGAGATAGAAGAGTTACAGGCTGCGATGAGCATATTGCATTGTCAAGAAAAGCTGCGGAAGAGGGAATGGTTCTTTTGGAAAATGATGGAATTCTTCCTTTGAAAAAGGAGCAGCCATTGGCATTGTTTGGAAAGGCCAGTGTTGATTACGTAAAAGGTGGCGGTGGCTCAGGTGATGTATATTGTAAATACGTACATAGTCTTTATGATGGCTTGAAGGCTAATGGCGTATCAGTGTATGAACCACTTATTAATTTCTACAGAGATGATTTAAAAAAGCAGTATGAAAATGGCCGCGTGCCAGGAATGACTGCAGAACCAAAGGTCTCAGCAGATTTAGTGAAGGGGGCTACCGCATTTACGGATACAGCTGTGATTTTGATAAATCGTTTTTCAGGCGAAGGCTGGGACAGAAGTGATGTAGAATGCAACAATGAGTACAATCCTTGGGAGACTGAAACAAGCATGCCAAAGATTGCAGGAGAGATTTTCCCAGATGGTGATTTCTACCTCACTAAGGAGGAAAAAGAGCTTGTTGCTACAGTTAAAAAGAACTTTAAAAAGGTAATTGCAGTACTGAATATTGGTGGAGTAATAGACCTTCGTTGGCTTAAAGAAGATGGAATAAATGCAGCACTTTACATGGGCCAGGGTGGTATGGAAGGCGGCGATGCAGCAGCCAAAGTTCTTCTTGGTATGGTAAATCCATCTGGTCGTCTTGTAGATACATTTGCTGGCGAGCTTGAGGATTATCCTTCTACAGCAGGCTTTCATGAGTCCTTTGACTATGTAAATTACAACGAAGATATATATGTAGGATACAGATATTTTCTTACCATTCCAGAAGCAGATAAAAAGATTATTTATCCTTTTGGATATGGATTGAGCTACACTAGCTTTGAAAGCAATATAGTTTCAATGTCTCTTTGTGATGACACATTCTACTTTACAGTAAAGGTTACAAACACAGGAGACAAGCCTGGCAAAAATGTAGTTCAGCTATACTACAGTGCACCACAGGGCAAGCTTTTCAAGCCGGCTAGAGAACTTGGGGATTTCGCAAAGACAAAGTGCCTGGCACCAGGTGAAAGTCAAATTATTTCGCTATCTGTTAGCAAATATCAAATGTCTTCATTTGATGATTTAGGCAAGGTTAAGGATGCAAGCTACGTACTTGAAAAGGGAGAGTACAGATTCTGTCTTGGCAATAATTCAATGGATGTGGCTAAGGTAGATTTGGTTTGGAACAATGAGGGAGACGAAGTTATTCAGGAGCTTTCTCACAAGCTCGCTCCAGTTGAGTTAAAGAAAAGAATGCTTTCAGATGGTACATACGAAGAACTTCCACAGGGACAGCATAAGGATATCAACGAAAGCGTTATTACAAAGATGGAGCCTGGTACAGAGGAAGGTCTTACACCAGTGGTTCGAAGCAGAGAAAGCTACTGCCTGATTAATCCATTTAAAAAGGGAGCACATACTCTTTCAGAAGTTGCCGAAGGCAAGATTACATTAGATGAATTTGTCGACCAGCTCTCGCTAGAAGATTTAATGAATCTGGTAGGCGGACAGCCTAACACAGGTGTGGCAAACACATTTGGATTTGGCAATCTTCCAGAATATGGCGTGCCAAGTGCCATGACTGCAGATGGTCCAGCAGGTGTTAGAATTGCACCAGAGACAGGAATCCTCACTACAGCATTTCCATGTTCAACACTTTTGGCATGCACTTGGAATGAGCATCTTCTTGCAAAGGTAGGAAAAGCAGGCGGTGAGGAGTTAAAAGAAAATAACTTGGCTGTTTGGCTTACTCCTGCAATCAACATTCATCGTAGTCCACTTTGTGGAAGAAACTTTGAGTATTATTCGGAAGACCCAATTGTTGCAGGACGTCTCGCAGCAGCTTTGGTAAATGGTATTCAAAGCAACAATGTTGGTGCATCGGTTAAGCATTTTGCATGTAACAACAAAGAAACAAATAGAAAACACAGTGATTCACGAGTTTCAGAAAGAGCTCTTAGAGAGATTTATCTCAAGGCCTTTGAAATTGTTGTAAAGACCGCAAAGCCATACACAATCATGAGTGCATACAATGCAATCAACGGTGAGCGTGCTTCTGAAAGTCACGATTTGCTTACAGGAATCCTTCGTGATGAGTGGGGATTTGAAGGCATGGTTACATCTGACTGGTGGACAAGAGGCGAGCATTACAAAGAGTCAAATGCAGGCAACGACCTTAAAATGGGAAATGGTTACACTGATAGACTTATGGCCGCTGATGAAAAGGGCGCTCTCGACCATGAGCAGTTAAAGCTTAATGCAAAGCGAATATTAAATACAATTTTGAAGTTCGACTAA